The sequence TGAACGAGTCCCTGGCCGAGACTTTTGGTTGGGCAACTCGTGAGCAGTTGGCCAAGATGAAAGAGCTGACCTTCAAGGTGAATGCCGTGCTGAAGAAGTTGTTTCTGGATGCCGGTATGCTGTTGGTGGATTACAAGCTGGAGTTTGGCGTGTTCAAAGGCGAGGTGGTGCTGGGCGACGAGTTTAGTCCCGACGGCTGTCGTCTGTGGGATGCCAATACCCGTGAGAAACTGGACAAAGACCGTTTTCGTCAGGGACTGGGTGGTGTGGTTGAGGCCTATGAAGAGGTCGCACGCCGCTTGGGAATGACGCTGCCAGGCTAGCGCGTTTACGCCAAAATGGCGGGTTTTGGGTAGAGGAAACATTCTTTTACAAACACGCGCCGGTGCTTGCGTCGTTACGAAAAACAAGTGGTTGCAGTTGATTTTGTGGCGCCTGCTAAATGGACTGCCCACAAAAGTCAATACAAGGCTTGTAAACGCATACTAGCTGGGCTATATTTACAACTGCAGCGCATGCAACCTTTAAAAGGCCAACTATCGCAACCGGTAGCTGGCCTTTTTTATTGCCTGCGATTTTAGTCTGAATGCAGCCATTGCTAGCCCCTGTCGCGCCTAATGCAGTAGAATAACGCTCTTTTTTGTTTTGACTGAGTGAGACAGTAATGTATTCCTTGCGTGGCGCAGCGGCTTTATCCCCTTTTCGCATCGAAAAATTGTTGCAGAGCATCCGCGCGGAAGTGGCGTCGGTATCTGCGGTAGTAGCTGAATTCGTATATTTTGCCCAGGCCGAGCCTCGCCTGAGTGACGCTCAGTTGAGCGCATTGCGCGATTTGCTCAATGATGGTCAGCAAGTATCACCGACGACACCTGCCGGGCAACTGCGTTTGGTGGTGCCACGTCCCGGAACCATCACCCCCTGGTCCACCAAGGCCACTGACATTGCTCATCACTGTGGCTTGGACAATCTGGCGCGCGTAGAGCGCGGCATTGCCTACTACGTTACTTCCAACCAAGCGCTGACTGCGGCTCAGTTGCGTGCAGTGGATGCCTTGATTCATGACCGCATGACCGAGCGTGTGCTGGCGGATGCGGACGATGCCGAGGCTCTGTTTTCACATGCCCAGCCTGCGCCGATGCGTACTGTGGACATTTTGGGCAATGGTCGTGCGGCACTGGCCGCCGCAAACCGCAACTGGGGTTTGGCGCTGGCCGAGGACGAAATCGATTACCTGGTGGAAAACTACACTGCGCTCAAACGCAATCCTTCCGATGCGGAGTTGATGATGTTTGCCCAGGCCAACTCCGAGCACTGTCGTCACAAGATTTTCAATGCCGACTGGGTGATCGATGGCGAAGCGCAGGACAAATCCCTGTTCGGTATGATTCGCAATACTTATCACAAGAGTCCCGAAGGCGTGCTGGTGGCCTACAAGGACAACTCGTCGGTGATTGAGGGACCGCAGGGCAGTTGGTTTTATCCGGCCGCCGGCACCAACGACTACGGCTACAGCGAACAGCCGGTCCACATCCTGATGAAGGTGGAAACCCATAATCACCCTACCGCGATTTCTCCTTTCCCCGGTGCCGCGACTGGCTCCGGCGGTGAGATTCGCGACGAGGGTGCCACGGGGCGTGGTTCGCGTCCCAAGGCCGGCTTGACCGGTTTTTCCGTGTCCAATCTGAATATTCCCGGCGCACAGCAGCCTTGGGAAACGCCTTACGGCAAACCCGATCGCATCGTGACCGCGCTGGACATCATGATCGACGGTCCGCTGGGTGGCGCAGCGTTCAATAACGAATTTGGTCGTCCTAATATCTGCGGTTATTTCCGTACTTACGAAGAAAAAGTCCCCGGCCCCAATGGCGATGAGGTGCGTGGTTACCACAAGCCCATTATGTTGGCCGGCGGCGTCGGCAACATCCAGGCCGATCAGGTGGAAAAGAACATCATTCCGCCCGGTTCGCTGTTGATCGTGCTGGGTGGCCCGGCGATGCTGATCGGTTTGGGCGGCGGTGCAGCTTCCTCCATGGAAACCGGCAAAGGCAGTGAAGACCTGGACTTTGCCTCGGTACAGCGTGGCAATCCGGAAATGGAGCGTCGCTGCCAGGAAGTGATTAACCGTTGCTGGCAGATGGGTGGCAGCAATCCCATTATCAGTATCCACGACGTGGGCGCGGGTGGTTTGTCCAACGCCATGCCCGAGCTGGTGAACGATGCTGGCCGTGGTGCACGTTTTGAACTGCGCGCTGTGCCCAACGACGAGCCCGGCATGTCTCCTATGGAAATCTGGAGCAACGAATCCCAGGAGCGTTACGTGCTGGCCATTGCGCCGGAAAGCCTGGAGCTGTTCGAGGCTTTGTGCGAGCGTGAGCGCTGCCCGTTTGCGGTGATTGGTGAGGCGCTGAAGGCGCGTCACCTGACCGTGGGCGACGGCCATTTCGACAATAATCCGGTCGATATGCCCATGGAAGTACTGCTGGGCAAGCCACCGAAAATGCTGCGTGACGTTAAGCGTCGTACGTTCCAGAAGCAGGAATTCGACACCATTGGCGTGGACATCAAGGACGCGGCTTATCGTATCCTGCGCCTGCCCACCGTGGCGGCGAAACACTTTTTGATTACTATCGGTGACCGTTCGGTGACCGGCATGGTGGCGCGCGACCAGATGGTCGGCCCTTGGCAGACGCCAGTGGCTGACGTGGCGGTGACCACGTCCGGCTATCACGGCTACACCGGAGAGGCCATGGCCATTGGCGAGCGCACGCCGATCGCGTTGCTGCATCATGCGGCCTCGGCGCGCATGGCGGTGGGCGAGTCGCTGACCAATCTGGCCGCGGCGGATATTGCCGATTTGTCCCGCGTGGTGCTGTCGGCCAACTGGATGGCACCGGCCGGTCATCCCGGCGAAGATGCTGGTTTGTACGAGGCGGTCAAAGCGGTGGGCATGGAGCTGTGTCCCGAATTGGGCATCGCCATTCCCGTGGGCAAGGACTCCATGTCCATGAAGACTGTCTGGGAAGAAAAGGGCGAGAAGAAGGCTGTGACTGCGCCCTTGTCGCTGATTTGCTCGGCGTTTGCCGCAGTTGGCGATGTGCGTCGCACCCTGACGCCTGAGTTGCGTACCGACGAAGGCGATACCGATCTGATCCTGGTTGATCTGGGCAAGGGTGCCAACCGCATTGGTGCGACGGCCCTGACCCAGGTCTATAAGGCCATTGGTCATCATCCGGCCGACCTGAATGATCCGCAGGCGTTCAAAGCCTTCTGGAATGCCATTCAGGAACTCAATCGCGATGGTCTGCTGCTGGCTTACCACGATCGTTCCGACGGCGGCCTGTTCGCCACGGTAGCGGAAATGGCGTTTGCCGCGCACACAGGTGTCAGCATCAAGCTGGATGGTCTGGGTGATGATGCAGTGCGTGCGCTGTTTAACGAAGAATTGGGCGTGGTCGTGCAGGTTCGTCACTGTGACACCGATGCGGTGATGGAAGTGTTGCATCAGGCCGGTTTGGGCAAGCACAGCTTTGTCATCGGCAGTCTGAACGACAGCGACAAACTGGTAATTACCCGTGGTCACGACACCCTGTTGAGCGAATCCCGTCTGGATCTGCAGCGTGCCTGGACGGAAACCACCTACCACATGCAGTCACTGCGCGATAATCCCAAGTGTGCCAAGGAAGAATTCGACAGCCTGCTGAACGCCAAGGACAGCGGTCTGAATGTGTCGCTGAGTTTTGATATTAACGACAACGTCGCCGCGCCGTTCATCAACACTTCGCGTCCACGTGTGGCCATCCTGCGTGAGCAGGGCGTCAACGGTCACGTGGAAATGGCCGCGGCATTTGACCGTGCCGGATTTACTGCGGTGGATGTGCACATGTCCGACATCATCAGCGGTCGTCTGGCGCTGGATGAGTTCAAGGGACTGGTGGCCTGCGGCGGCTTCTCCTACGGTGACGTGCTGGGCGCCGGTTCTGGTTGGGCCAAGTCCATTCTGCTGAACAATCGCGCCCGTGATGCCTTCGAGGCATTCTTCAAGCGCGAAGACACCTTCGGTCTGGGCGTGTGTAACGGCTGCCAGATGATGTCGCAGCTGAAAGATCTGATCGACGGCGCGGATCACTGGTCGCGTTTTGTGCGCAATGAATCCGAACAGTTCGAGGCGCGCTTCTCGCTGGTGCAGATTCCCGAGTCGCCCTCGATCCTGATGGCGGGCATGGCCGGCTCGCGCATGCCGATTACCGTGGCGCACGGTGAAGGCCGCGCGTTATTTGCCAATGACGCACAATTGAACAGTGCTCAGGGCATGGTGACGCTGCGTTACGTCAACAGCGACGGCAGTACGGCCAGCACCTATCCGGCCAACCCCAATGGTTCGCCGCAGGGTATTGCTGGTCTGACCAGTCGCGATGGCCGTTTCACCATCATGATGCCGCACCCCGAGCGCGTATTCCGCGCCGTGCAGCATTCCTGGCAGCCAAAAGGTTGGCTGGAAGATGGCCCCTGGATGCGCATGTTCCGCAACGCCCGCGTCTGGGTG is a genomic window of Gammaproteobacteria bacterium containing:
- the purL gene encoding phosphoribosylformylglycinamidine synthase, with protein sequence MYSLRGAAALSPFRIEKLLQSIRAEVASVSAVVAEFVYFAQAEPRLSDAQLSALRDLLNDGQQVSPTTPAGQLRLVVPRPGTITPWSTKATDIAHHCGLDNLARVERGIAYYVTSNQALTAAQLRAVDALIHDRMTERVLADADDAEALFSHAQPAPMRTVDILGNGRAALAAANRNWGLALAEDEIDYLVENYTALKRNPSDAELMMFAQANSEHCRHKIFNADWVIDGEAQDKSLFGMIRNTYHKSPEGVLVAYKDNSSVIEGPQGSWFYPAAGTNDYGYSEQPVHILMKVETHNHPTAISPFPGAATGSGGEIRDEGATGRGSRPKAGLTGFSVSNLNIPGAQQPWETPYGKPDRIVTALDIMIDGPLGGAAFNNEFGRPNICGYFRTYEEKVPGPNGDEVRGYHKPIMLAGGVGNIQADQVEKNIIPPGSLLIVLGGPAMLIGLGGGAASSMETGKGSEDLDFASVQRGNPEMERRCQEVINRCWQMGGSNPIISIHDVGAGGLSNAMPELVNDAGRGARFELRAVPNDEPGMSPMEIWSNESQERYVLAIAPESLELFEALCERERCPFAVIGEALKARHLTVGDGHFDNNPVDMPMEVLLGKPPKMLRDVKRRTFQKQEFDTIGVDIKDAAYRILRLPTVAAKHFLITIGDRSVTGMVARDQMVGPWQTPVADVAVTTSGYHGYTGEAMAIGERTPIALLHHAASARMAVGESLTNLAAADIADLSRVVLSANWMAPAGHPGEDAGLYEAVKAVGMELCPELGIAIPVGKDSMSMKTVWEEKGEKKAVTAPLSLICSAFAAVGDVRRTLTPELRTDEGDTDLILVDLGKGANRIGATALTQVYKAIGHHPADLNDPQAFKAFWNAIQELNRDGLLLAYHDRSDGGLFATVAEMAFAAHTGVSIKLDGLGDDAVRALFNEELGVVVQVRHCDTDAVMEVLHQAGLGKHSFVIGSLNDSDKLVITRGHDTLLSESRLDLQRAWTETTYHMQSLRDNPKCAKEEFDSLLNAKDSGLNVSLSFDINDNVAAPFINTSRPRVAILREQGVNGHVEMAAAFDRAGFTAVDVHMSDIISGRLALDEFKGLVACGGFSYGDVLGAGSGWAKSILLNNRARDAFEAFFKREDTFGLGVCNGCQMMSQLKDLIDGADHWSRFVRNESEQFEARFSLVQIPESPSILMAGMAGSRMPITVAHGEGRALFANDAQLNSAQGMVTLRYVNSDGSTASTYPANPNGSPQGIAGLTSRDGRFTIMMPHPERVFRAVQHSWQPKGWLEDGPWMRMFRNARVWVG